The sequence GAATGACTTCTGGAAACATGGTTGCTTGGAACAAAAGCAAAAATAGTGGCAAGTTTGACCATTTTGGCTTGACAATAGTTTAGCTGGCAAGATGCACCTATcaaaagagaaggaaaatagTGCTGCTGCCTAGATACATTTATCCAGATCCTGGTAGATGAACTCTTATGTAATAGAGCTAATACATCTAATATCATTTCATAGCTTATTTGGCTGTGAGGCTGTTTTTGATTAGTTAGTCTCTAAATGGATTCTATCCTACTAGATGAGCAATACTCTTAATGCCTCTTTTTGCCCTTTCTCAACATTGTAACGCTAGTTTGAATTCCTAATTGTCTTTTTTCATATGATATGAGTAATTAATAAGCCCATACAGTATAACAGAGGTTGTCCACTCTAGTCCTGCATACTGAATTTGCATTGCTGACCTTTTCTCTTTATACTAGTTTTTCATGGAATTTAATTATGAGTTTATTCTTCTGTTGATCTCTGGTTAATTTTGATGCAGGAAATCATCTCGAATAAATACAACTCTCGCTGTCAATGGATTAACACCATTGCTTGTCTCTAGGCTTGACCACCGAGATGCTATAGCTCGACTGAATTTGCTCAAGTTGATAAAGGTGTGAAATTATTGCTTTTGAGTGGTTCTATTATGGTATTTGTTCTAGAGTGTCTAAGTGGACGGAATGATCTCCACTGGTTCCCGATTAGAAACTTTCTGGTCACTGATTCTGCCTCTCATGATCAGTTCTATTTTACAGAGGGGGACTATGTTGCAATAGCAACAAGTGACATATGATATACTTGATGAAACTTCCACCTATTCACTCTCAGTCCTATTCCCTGTGACTGGGAAACCTCCTTCAGATGACATGATATTGTCCTCTCAAGattcaattttcaaaaattctgTGTTGAATCCTGTGTagccattttttttttgaattggtaactattgtatatattaaaaacaTCAGTACACCCTATGCACTGAAAACCAGATTTACATGGAGAGGATTTGTTTTTGGTGCAAACAGATTTACATAGAAGATACATTGACAATCATAGACATACTAGGATCTTGCTAGGTCTCGAATTAGAACATCTACTTTTTACCTCACACACATTTCCTGTTTACTCTATGTAACTTAAAAGTCGTATCACTATGGGGCTAATTAGATACTCTTTCTGTTAACTGTCACTGCCTGAATGATAGTATTAGGTAAAGCACTTGCTAATGAATTGCTCAAAAATGTTTTGATGCCAGGCTGTGTATGAGCACCATCCCCGACCAAAGCAACTTATTGTGGAGAATGATCTACCTCAAAAGCTTCAGAATTTGATTGAAGAGCGCAGAGATGGACAGAGTTCTGGTGGCCAAGTTTTGGTGAAACAGATGGCGACTTCTCTGCTTAAAGCACTCCACATAAACACAGTTTTGTAAATTACCAGTTGGCCACCTCTCTGCTAATTGTCTTGCAAGCTGTATATTTTCTTGGTTTCATGTCTGTAATTAGTCCTTTTTCTTAGTTTGCATTATTGGTTGTGCTTCGGGTGTTTTTTAAGCCCTCAGTTCTCCTTCCAATGTAATTATATCCCGAGTGTCTAAAAAACGAGATGCTTATATCGAGTTTGTGAGCCTGTCTGATTCTTTTCTTTCTGAGCTATTGACTAATGCAAGTAGTTTTATTTGGTACAATAACATAAAGTACTCTCCTCTCTGTATTTTCTAAATAAATACTGAAGATATTAGATAGGGGGAGTTGGTCAATCTTTGAGATGAATCATCTGAGGGGTCAAAGTTGCattcatttctttctttctttcttgaagCTGATACATTTACTTAATGGTTTCCTGTTTCCGAATCCTTTGAAAAAGTTACACAAACGTGTAGCTACAGAGGGATGAAGCAAAAGAGGAGAGGGATTGAGGACTTCAAATTTTCTTTTTCACTAGGGTTAACAGTGACATAAGAATTTAGGAAAAAGCACCGCCTACACAAACCTTCATTTAACCATGGTTTAGCTTATTAACTTAATCATGTTGATATAGTTTGATGTAAATATCAAGTAACTCACAAGGTGGACTAAGAAACTTGGACTTGCTCGTCATATCAGTAGAGGGACGACAAGACGAGAAATGTCTCTTCGAGAGGAACACTGTAGCGATATTAATCTCGATAGATCACCCATAAATCGCGAGATATACAGGCAAAAATTAATGCTTTCGAATTGCCAATAACATAGACCTCGAACAAACAGAGATGCTGACCCCAGGAGTTCTAATTTTACTAAGTGCCTGAGTGCTCCGCTAATACGAGGGCAGCTTGTGACTTTGAAATACAGCTACTTGGATCGACAAAAATGTTACAAACTTTTCAGCCCATAGGTATGGGTTGAAATAGAAGGGAATTATACACATCATCACCACATTCAGGATAAGTTTCAGATAATTGTACATCTTAACAGACGAAACTAACACCACATGCAAATTCAGCAAAGCTCTTCAGACAAATTTATCAAGCCTATGTTAAAACAGATCATCCAGTCATCCAGAATTACACTTCGCAACAAAATATGACGCACAAGAAAGCCAATATGTCTCACAGTACCAATAAATAGAACATCCACCAATTTCTCGCCATCAAAAACTTATCCTTGGTACAAACCACTCAGAAGGCAAACCAATGCAGCCACACCAGAGACATATTCAGAAGGATTGGAAGCTCCAGCCTTTCATATCAAATCAGCAACGTTCATGGGCATTTCATCAATCTGGGTACTGTAGTACTGCTCTATGTCTCTCAGAATTTTAATGTCATCACTCTTCACAAAATTTATGGCAACACCCTGCACCCCATGAAGGAAAAACAATTCACAAGTCATATCACATGAATGAATATTAAAGTAGTTCTTTTCGGAGCGATTTGAGAAAAGGAAGCAAATGTCTAAAAGGTTCCCAAGCAAATAAATGATTCCGTAAGTTCTCTAACGTTTGGGACGATGGGAACGCGCAATGAAGCCACAACATTCCGGAAGGTATATTAAAATTTAAAGCAAGTACAATAAGTTAGCTATTGTAAAATAAGTATATGTCTCTGCACTACTGAGTGGATGATCAATAGCTGAACAAATGAAGCAGTTGTCAAGAGTGCTGTGGAATTTCTTTAGATTAAACTTCCTTCAGCAAAGGGCACTGCAAGAGATAGCTTGGAGTACGAGGCCTTTGTTACACCACTTTTCAGTAAGTGGTCTTGGCCCGCAAAATAAAAACATCTAAGGAGCTGTCCTCTTTTAGCTCTGTGGAAGCAGTTGTCAGAGCGCTCTTTTGAAGTTCTAAAGGGCATTGCAAGGGATTGTTTGGAGTATGAGGCATTTGGCATCCCACTCCCGTTAGTAGGTCTTTGGCTGTAAAACAAATATATCTATGGAGACGTGCTTGTTTAGTTGTAATCTTGTATTGAATAGTTATATTCATCTGCTAAATGCTACACATTGTACTAGAAATTTCTACAAGCTTTTCGTAGTCATATGATGAGCTTAAGTTGCAGCACATGGGAACAATTATCAGGCATAGTGAGCAAGAAAAACAGAAGACAACGTGAAGGTGATTAAAAAAAGGATTAATTTATGAGGAAGACAAGAAATATACCTTTCGACCAAAACGACCAGAGCGACCAATGCGATGAATGTACAGCTCTCTATTGTTTGGAAGGTCATAATTAATCACCAGAGACACCTGAAATAGAAATAGTAAGCAAAGCAAGAAGAATAATACAGCAACATCTAAGAAGAATAATACAGCAACAAGATTCTCCTAGATGTAGCAGCCTAAAGAGGCGAACAAACAAGGATACTCAGACGAGAATGTGTTTGCCACTGTAGGTCCGAATATCAAGTATGAACTAAGTCAACATTCTAGCTATTGGCATTTGTAAATCATTTGTCACTTCATTCTTATCCTTGATAGGGATACCATCAGGTATGCCGAAATGCATTTTCTGTAAAATAGCTTCTTGATTGTACACAAGCCTATCAAATATCACAAAATGTATTTGCACATAAGTAAATAGCTGCTTAATCATGGGCTATCATATCTTTTGTTAACCTTCGCTAAAAGAATGTAAAATCATATCCAGAATCAACAGCAGTAATTATTGCATTAAAAGCTACTCCTATATATATCCAGAATCAATTCCACCAACTACGACTTaaaaccaatatatatatatatatatatatatatatatccagaATCAATTCCAGTATAGCTATTGCCTTAGAAGCCTAAGTCAAACACTGCAATCTATCAAGAGATTCTGAATCTACTTCTAAACTCTGCCTCCCTGATCCACACCACCAAAGAAATTTCGAGATGGGTATGAGCGAAATCTTTCATATCCCAGATCAACTCCAGCATAACTATTGCAATAAAAGCCCAAGTCGAACACTTTTACAATCTATCAAGAGATTATGAATTATCTATATTCTCCCTCCTCTATCCACAGCACTGAAGAAATCTCGAGATGGGGAAGAGGGAAATGTTTCCTGAATCAGGAGTGAGTAGGATGTCCGCAGAGAGAAGGTATACTCCTCTTCACTGATTCTTCTCGATCCTTTGAAACCTTTTTCTCATCTATATTAATTGACTTTTGCCGCAAGGTAAGAAATGAAATTATACATTCCAAATGAACCGAGTAATATTAACTGAAATGTTTACAAAGGAAAAACCTAGAAAACAAAAAATGCAAGCACCAGATCAGTCCCTGTAATAGTCTATCATTGTATCCTTAAGGTAACAAACAATCTCCATCACTAAAAAGTACAGTATCTAGAGCTTTTGTACTTGATCATAATGGACACGTTCCAACTTCCAGAACAAACTCTACAGGCAAAAACAACCTAATCTTTACATAGATCTCAACGACAAGTACAGTCTTGGGGATTGCTTAGGTAAACTTGGATTACCAAGACTGTCAAAATTAGTAATAGTAGCTTACAACCAATTAAAAATTTGATATCACAAATTAAAGAACTGAATTAGGGCATGGAGGCTGTGTAACAGAAAAGGACATAGAGCTTGCCTGTTGAACATCCAATCCCCTTGCCCAAACATCTGTGGTGATTAGAACACGAGTCGTGCCACCTCGGAACTCTGCCATAATAGCATCTCTCTCCTTCTGTGGCATATCTCCATGCATAGATGATACTGTAAAATTATTTTCACGCATCTTGCTAGTCAGCCAATCAACCTGTCACATTAATCGCACTTCATTTAGAAAGGCATAGTACAAAAACAAATGCACCTATTTgcggaaaaagaaagaagagattcTTGACATTCCCTCAAGCATGTAAGAATTTAAATAGTTTTTTCGACTaaataaaaaatgggaaaaaaggTGATTCCCGTTCCTATAACACAATTACTGGTAAACCTTTGCCATATTCACAATTTCCTAATATTGACATTCTTAAAACTCCCTCTCAAGTTGGAGTATACATACTGTATGCTCCTAACTTGCCGCAAATGTACTCGATTTTGGAGCCACAGGTTGACTTTCAAAGTATCTGCTGGCTAATCATTCGAGTTGACAAAACCTGTCAAATGACCCCGATTCAATCTTTTGCCGAACGAAATGGCACTCTACTTATATATGCTTTGTTTTTTCATGGAATATTAGATCTGAAGCAATGTGCATTACAGCCTCATTGTCAAAAACTTATTTCATTAGTCCATCTCCAACATACATTAAAGTACAATGATTTCTTTTGGCTTCTCCACTGATTAATACAGAGAACACAATTCACTGAAATGGACGCTCAACATATATCGGAATGATTTCAAACGCTATCCAATTACTCACATACAAAACATAAATCTATCCTGAATGAGAACCACAACccccaccccaaaaaaaaaaatcaatcaaaccCCTAAAAGCTCCTAATAATCCAGCATCTCTTAGTTAATGCAATAGTCCCACTATAATTCACTTGACTTGTCAAAAAGGaacccaatgtgattcacttggGAGCAAAATAAACAGGTGACAATGTTACCTTTCGTTTTGTGTTGCAGAAAATAACAGCCTGGGTGATGGTGAGTGTATCATAAAGATCACAAAGTGTATCAAATTTCCACTCTTCTTTCTCAACCGCGACAAAGAACTGTTTGATGCCCTGCAACAACTCAAAACAAAAACCAACATGAGGAAAACAAATTCAAGTTGAAAGTTAGTACGTCAGTATCATTGTGACAGTGCATTTGCATTTCCTGTATGTGGGCATGTGTGCGAACAATCATCACTTGCCTCTAAAGTCAACTCATCACGTTTTACAAGAATCCGAACAGGATCTGTCATAAATTTGCTTGTTATCTCCAGAATTTCATTTGGAAGAGTGGCAGAAATCAGTACAACCTGCAAAGTTAATATACATATGTCAAGCGATAATATACTTATCTATCCCCcagtccaaaagaaaaaaagagacgGATACACACACATGTAAGTACATAAAAGCACAGTGGGAGAATCTAATGAAAATTTTCAGTTCCATTTTTTAGTTGGCGAGAGGGCACAGACCGTCTCTTCCTCTATACAACAAAGTATCATACATAACAAACAACAAAGAGGACTCTACCAAGAAAGTGGAACACCCAGACAATTTTCATTCCCGTTTCTTTCCCTCAAAGCAAGGAAAACATGCAAAGCAAACTGGATTCTTGATTTTCTAAACTACTGAATCACAGAGTTAAAAACAGAAACAGCAAATCAAAATGTAAAGAATACAAAGTAAACCTCTAGACATCACATAGACACCAACAGCATGCATGAGAATCGCATTCAAGCAACACTATCAACAGATAATGATCAATGAGGGATCAATAAGGAGCTGCACAATCAATAGGATTCAGTGGTGGGCAGCCACATGCCAAAATTAACAGCGTAAAGACAGTTCTAGATGAAGATTTGTAATATCTTGATCAACTTGAATAATAAACGTTTGTAGAAATAATCAAACCCAATAAGCAAGAACGAAAGTCTTTGTATGCGTTTAGAGAAACAGACAACTCACCTGAAGCTCCGGTGGAAGATATCTGTAAACATCATATATCTGATCCTTAAAACCACGGCTCAACATCTCATCAGATTCGTCCTAACAAACATCAGAAGCAGAGTAAGACCTCAATAAATTTAATGGAGAAGTAATCAGACAAAAAAGAGTTCAGcaagcaaatgaaaatatgaggTCAGAAGAAAGCCATAAACTTACAAGAATCAATAATTTTATACCCCTAGTTCGTAAAGTTCTCCTTTTAATCATGTCACAGACTCTTCCAGGAGTTCCAGAGACTACTTGTACTCCATGCTCTAGTTTTCTGATATCTTCACCTACGCTTTTGCCTCCAATACATGCATGTGCCTGAACGTTAATGTAATCTCCAATAGCCAAAATCACCTTTTCTGTTTGAGCTGCGAGCTCCCGCGTAGGCGACAAAATTAATGCTTGTACCCTAAGGAAATACATGGCAGTTCACCCAAAATTGTTAGACTTCATTAAAGAGCAAACTGCATATAAATTCATAATCTTTTTTTATACCGGAAAAAATTGAATATAAATTCATAACTTTTTTTACAAGGTAAAGATTATACAAACTCATAACTTTATAAGTGGCCAAAAGGAAATAACTACTTTTAGTTCAATAGCCCCATTTCCTTACTATTTTTGCTTCACTTGATCAAATAATTTAGAAATCCAGGAGCAAAGGCAATCATCTAATTCTGAATTATACCAGAAAGCAAAATCACCTTACTGGTCATATGTTGTTATAACTAAACACGTCAATAATATCTGCATTTCGATAAACTGAAAAGTCATAGGAACGAAAATATAAACATCTCACCATCACAAATCATAATTTCTTATAAACAAATAGCATGTGGCTTTAGGATTTTAAGGAGGTGGGAGAGGAGTACTCTTTTTGAAGCAACAAGTGTAAACCTAGATAATGAGTctaatttcaaaatttcaaatacaaactaaaaagaagttaattgaaatgcctttcTGACTTTTCATGGTACTAAGCTTCTTTATAAACTCTGCTGAGATGTTCTGGATTTATGTCGCGCATGAAATGGTGTGGTGAATAGAGAATACAATAAATATGTCTTTCAGGCTTGTGCTTTAACTTTGTTGGACTAGCCttctaagttgctccgacacggcagtttaggtgccgcacccgtgtcgacacgacactagtaaAAATTCGAGTTGAAGAAGATAACATaccttatctaggaaatcaatcatttacttatctacaacttgagaataaaaagaaATTCACACTTTATAAATTATacgtaagtattccacaaaatgtctcataatttagagatattcttagatttttaatttttaaaattatttttagccggatccACGCACCTGTATCCATATTAGGATCCGTATCCACGAATTTTAGAATTTACATCTCGGAGGATctgacctctagatccgcaccccatgtccgagcaacttagcttACACTATGTCCGGGCTTGCTAGGAATTTTTTTTGATTTAGTACCTAACTTTTTTGGGACTGAGGTGtagatgctttgtgcaccgggctgtACTTTTATCActgaccccaacttgtttgggactgaggaCTATTTTTTGTTTAGACATAGAATCTATAATTTTAAAGAACCCCCAAAATGTCTTAAAAGACAAATCATTAAGTATTGGAGCAAAACAATCCCAAAATAGAACGGTGTGattagtgaggattcatatagcaaACTACAACTACTTTTGTATTGAGTCATAGTTGTTGCATTGGAGCAAAAAATCCCAAAATAGAACTACATGATTCGTGAGGATTCAAATAGCAAATTACAACAACTTTTAGGATTGACACATAGTTGTTGTATTGGAGCGAAACAAGACCAAATTTCATATTGCCAACTCCACATCTCCACCTAGTTCTAGAATGAGgcaattattattgttgttgatggtTTAGTAATAATATAAAATGTTCTTTTTATAACCGAGGGCCAATGGGGCATGGTTTGAAACTCAATGGGTAGCGGGCCAGTCCCTCGACCACTAACCCATTATGCACATAAATATCAAGCTTTGTATGGGGAGTTTGAATCCTTGACGGGCGCCTAATCCACACATCGAGTTGCGTTCTAACCACTAGACCAAAACCCTCGGGGCCAATAGCCCACAATGCTCTTTGATATTAATCCTACAAAATAAGATAATTTCCCCTTTATTCGGGCATAGAAATAGGTAATCTAAAATATATAGTCAGAACTTGAGTTTGATAGGGAGCCTAATGCTGCAGTCAAAGTGGACTTATTATGAAGAGATTCCTTGCATATCAGCAAGTGCATCCTCAGCGCCTGCTACTTGAACAATATTTATGTGCAAACATTATCTTACcttatagaaaaaaaaaaaacccaccCAATGTCAATACCCTCATATTCACGGCAGGTAGTCCCGGTTTTTGGAGGAACATGCTCCCTACCAAAAGGAACTCCATTCTCACCACAACTCCGTTACGGATGGACGGATACTGACCACCCACCACAACTATCATCAACTACTACTAAACCTAAATCCCAAACTAGCTGAGGTATATCCATCTTATTACATGCTTCATTCAAATTGAACCTtccattaaaaaaaatatttttttaaactatACCCTAGTGAGGAAAAAGTAAGGGAATGATAACACATACTCGGAAGATTTGGTATCCACAATTTGGCAAACGGTGAGTGCAATCATGGAGGTTTTACCGGTACCGGATTGGGCCTGAGCGATGACATCACGACCCGATATAATAGGCAGCACAGCCCGTTGTTGAATGGCGGACGGCTTTTCAAATCCGTATTGATAAACACCTCTAAGAAGTTCATCTTTAATGCCCATCTCAGCGAAACTAGCTATGGGCTCCACGCCCTTTGATGTCTCGAAGACTAATCTGTCTTCCTCCATCGGCGGCCGCCTCCTGTTCGCCGGAATAACAGAGCCAGTCGCCGCCCCATCCatggtgtttgatgaaatgctttAGAGAGAACAGAACGTGTATCACCGTGTTGAAATAGAGAGAGAGGGAGACGGAGAAGCCCTAATAATTAGGGTGTGAATTGATATTTGACAAGCCCGACCCGAATTGAGCTCTTCTCTTTAACTATtgattatttataaattatatttatatttattagttACGCTATCTCAATGAAAAAAAGAATTAGGTTGATGAATGATATTAAATAATAGTTTCCTGCTTATTATCTCTTCTTCCTTTTCTGTTTGAACCTACGATAATTTGACTTGGCTTTAATAGggaaattaaatattaaattttcggttcttttttcccttttaaacCAATGACAATCATGTTTGTTTGAGatatattaatttaaaaaggaGTTTCTCACTTAtacttttcttcttttcccttttttgccGTACACAATTTTGAATtgtgtaaaaataaattttatttgtatttacAATTTTGTCCAACTTAAAATGCACTTACGAAGAATAAAAAGGGAAACGATATTTTACTAAGGGGCAttgtgtttttaatatagtatagatagatatataaaTACAGATATAATTATaggtatagatatagatataga is a genomic window of Nicotiana tabacum cultivar K326 chromosome 16, ASM71507v2, whole genome shotgun sequence containing:
- the LOC107779209 gene encoding eukaryotic initiation factor 4A-3-like, with the translated sequence MDGAATGSVIPANRRRPPMEEDRLVFETSKGVEPIASFAEMGIKDELLRGVYQYGFEKPSAIQQRAVLPIISGRDVIAQAQSGTGKTSMIALTVCQIVDTKSSEVQALILSPTRELAAQTEKVILAIGDYINVQAHACIGGKSVGEDIRKLEHGVQVVSGTPGRVCDMIKRRTLRTRGIKLLILDESDEMLSRGFKDQIYDVYRYLPPELQVVLISATLPNEILEITSKFMTDPVRILVKRDELTLEGIKQFFVAVEKEEWKFDTLCDLYDTLTITQAVIFCNTKRKVDWLTSKMRENNFTVSSMHGDMPQKERDAIMAEFRGGTTRVLITTDVWARGLDVQQVSLVINYDLPNNRELYIHRIGRSGRFGRKGVAINFVKSDDIKILRDIEQYYSTQIDEMPMNVADLI